The Quercus lobata isolate SW786 chromosome 9, ValleyOak3.0 Primary Assembly, whole genome shotgun sequence region GTTGGGTATTAGTTGTCTATGGGTTTTGCCACTAAGAGAACTTTCCAATGGTTCTTAGTGtctttaaatctttttattgaCTTCTTATCACAATTCATGTTCCCATTCtgtgctaccaaacactgggttaatttatttgttttgagttttgttatCTAATTTATTATGAGCagtaacaaaatttatttattctaaggATTTTGGGCTTTTGACTTACCAACATATGTAAGATATAAGCTCAtattacacttggtgtaacttttTTCAATGTTGCACtattaaattaataactttCATTGGatttccatgcttgcaaaattcgCAGATGATTAGATATATATGTAAATTtcaaggggttttttttttttttttttttggtgctttaAAAATGTTCGCAAAgatatgagtttatggattagAATTAAATAATGTTTGAGTAAAGTGTTTGATTAAATTGAGAAAACTTTCCAGTGGTTCTTAGTGTCTTTCGGTCCATGGGTATTAGTTGTAGTTTTCTACCAGATGgttctttgtatttgattaaTGGGTTAAACATGCTGCCAGCCTTAGCATATTGGAAATTCCTCTTAAGATCAACTTTAACCTACTTTCAAGCATGTAAGAAGTAAATATTTGTCCAATAGCAAGGTTAGAAATTTAAGGTAATCAAGGTTCTtgtattttccattttgttcAATAATAAGCTCTCTacttctttttgataaaaggTTAGAAAATACGCTATCTACTTCTAGTACAGGTTAATATAGATGTGTATGtgtgaaaaaattttatggaCTTTAATCTTGTAACGACTTTTCACGGAATCATTACCAAAGTGCTCTGTACAGAATAGCAAAGgttctcttattctttttcaaAGGGGCTTTTGTTGAGAACAATCACAATTTTGAAGCAGATTTAATTTGTAATGAGTGTGTATTGTGTGTTCATTAGGCTAAAAGGTCCACTCTGATGTGGTTATTAAAGGTAGTCTTGGAATCTAATAAAATGGTTGACTGAGATTTCAGTTGATACTAAAGTCTTAAGCATGAAATATGTTGGAAATACTAAAAAGGtctcaattctttttttggggggggggggtggttgtatgtattacaaaaaaatttggctGTGTTTGTGTTACAAAATTATATGATATATCTTTTGCAATTATTTAGTCCCCCATTATCTTTTGCAATTTTGTATGTGTTACAAAAAATTGCGTTTGCAATTATCTTTTGCTTTACATGTGTTTGCCTCTCATACCATCCTGCTGTAATTAGCCTCTTGTATATAGGAAGGACAGATGGATTTGTATATGTCCAATTGTTAAATATAGTCATACTACAgccaaaattttaggaaaaaatgttCAGTTTGTATCATGAaaagcaaattaaaaaaatttctcggccgcttctttttattagaaagtTAAAGACCTGCTTCAAGTTTCTTTTAGATCAGggaacttgaaaatttttgttaactAGCATAGTAACTTGACTTTAACAAGTTCACAATGCCTGAAATTGATATAATCATATACCACGGTGGTCCgttgaagaatgccaatgcgaaCAAGGGTTTGCCATTTGAAGGGCCGAGTATAAAGACCTATTATACCCAAATTGATCATAGGTTAAAGACCCTTGACAAATTGAAGATGATGGTTATGGAAGAGTTGTGTGAGAATCCTGCTGTGCATAACATACAAATTACTTATCGTATGCCAAGTGAAATCCTGAAGCACCGGATTAATTACAAGTATATGGCGATAGAAGCAGACAAACATGTGAAGATCATGTTTGACAAGTTGGAGAGAATACCTGAAGTAATTAACATTGAGTTGTACATACAGTTGGAGCCACGTGCAGAAGTTGGTATCGAGGAAAtccaacaaacacaaacaagttTACAAGTTACAGTTTCGAATGCTCAATATGAGTATTTTACACATGTAGAGTATGATGATGTTCatgctgatgatgatgaggatgagaatgaggatgaggatgatgatgattatgacgatgaggatgaggatgaggatgatgatgattatgatgatgaggatgaggatgaggatgatgatgatgatgacgactaTGTTGATGAGAGTTACCATTGACGGTGAAGATTTTGGTGATAGAGATGAGATTGAAGACAAGATTGAACAAGGGGACTTTAGGGACTTTGAGAGGGACATTGATGACAATGAGACATTGGACGGTAGTGAACCTGATGCAGACAATGTTCTTAGTGTCCAAAACATTACAAACACAATCCCTGCCTACTCACCACCTGCCTTGTCATTTTCTgaaaatacttgggaaaatGTGGTTGATCCTTCACATATTGAGACACCATTTGTGTCTACTTGGAGAGAGGGGATGAATTTGTGCAAAGGCTTGACTTTTGCCAATAAAGTGGAGGTGCAGCGCGTATTAACAAAGTGTGCCCTTaaggaaaacaaacattttacGATCATTAGGTCGATCACGACAAAACATTGTGCGAAATGCATGGATGAGTCATGCAAGTGGTATGTCTGCGCAGTCATGAAACCCAAGTTCCACAGACTATGGATGGTCATCGTGTACAAAGGTCCTTACACGTGTATACGGATTGGGGTGCGAAATAATGGTAGAATGATGAGTTGTAATTTTATTGTAGATGTCATCCTTAAGAAGTTATGTGAGGATCACACTACCCCAATTAAGCATCTCAGATCTGTGATAGAGTTGAAATATGAGGGACAGAATCCTTCTTACTACAAGGTCTGGGATGCGAAACAAAAAGCGATTGGGAAGATGTTTGGGAATTGGGAagagtcttaccaaaggttgcAAAAGTTGCTAATGACATATATTGATCAGGATCCGACTATCCAGGTGTTCTATCGTACCACATCCACCGGTGAAGATGACACAGTATTTTTGAATTAAGTGTTTTGGTCTTTCAGTCCAAGCATTGATGGATTCAAATATTGCAAGCCGGTTATCAGTATTGATGGGACTCATCTGTATGGTAAATATCAGGGAAAGTTGTTGGTTGCAATGGCAACCGACGCTAACAATAAGGTATTCCCTTTTGCCTTTGCTATTGTGGATTCTGAGTCAAGGTCCAGTTGGAGGTGGTTTTTACAATGCCTTAGAGATGCGATTGGCCACGTGATACCTAACGAAGGCATTTGCATAATTTCTGACCGACATCTCGATATCAAAAACGCCATTGCAAACTAGCCTAGAAGGGATGATGGAAGACCACTGGTATTTCATAGATATTGCCTTtgacatgttgctagcaacttcaacacacATTTTCAAAACTCGACTCTAAAGTCAACGGCGTTGAAAGTGAGATATGCTAGTCAGGTAGTGAAATTTTATACCATAATGGAGACCATTAAGCAGGTGGAAATTGAGACCATTAGAAATAAGAAGAAGGTGACGGGGAAGGATGGCAAGgaaaagaatcaagattatcTTCCATACACATACCTAATGGGCGAGTCTGTGGATATGTGGACccagtcacatgatggtggGAGACGTTTTGgagcaatgacaaccaatataTCAGAGTACTTCAATGGTGTACTGAAAGGTGCACGAGGCCTTTCTATTACCGCGTTGGTTGAGTTCACTTAGAACAAACTTGTTCAATATTTCCACGACCGTTGCAAAGAATACCATTTTGAGTTCTCAGAGGGTAAGAAATGGAGTGAATATGCCTTCTCCATGTGGGATGGAAATAAGTGTAAATCCGAGAAACACTATTTTAAGCCATTTAGCAATGAAGAGCTGATATTTCAAGTAGTTACCCAACTCAACATGTGTAGCGCAGGAGGGGGAAACTACAGTTATGAAGTTCGGTTACAGGAAAGAACATGTAGTTGTGGGAAATGGCAAAACATAGGGATCCCATGTTCACATGCAATTAGAGTATGTGACTATTTACATATTGATTCGACCACATATATTCACCCATGTTATGGTTTGAACAATGCCATTAACACTTATGAGCATGCATTTGTGGTTCCTAAGTCGCAGTCATTGTGGAGGGATCCCATAGGGCTAAAGTGGTTGTCTAATCCAGCATTGTTGTAGACCAGTGAAgtcaagaataaggaatgagATGGATGGAGTAAGGAATAAGGATCGAGGACTGGGATGGCGGAGGGAGGACGTAGATTTGATAGAGAGTCAACCCAAGCAGACATGTGGACTGTGTCATGCTTCCGAGCATAACCGCAGAAAATTTTCGTAGTCCCGTGGTGCTTCCACAAGCGGTCATGTTCCACACTAGGTAGGTAGATGGCAAATACTTATGCATCGGTTAAATATTTGTTGTTCATTCCATGTTTACCTAATGTTTACTATCTTCTCTCCTAACGTGATTACTCTACGTTTTTCAGGCATGCTTCCATGGACGATGTTTTTATCGCGCGGACCGCCGATCTTAGGAAAAGTGACTACGTTGTATTGGCTCTATGtgaactttttggtttttgttgaaagtacttgTAATTCTCTATTCAATGTACCTCTATGAAGATTGTGATTTGAGTAGTATGGTTAGAACTGCAAATTAAGTGTGGTTGGGCATGTTTAGAATGTTGATATTGAGAATGCCTTTTGCTGCAATGTAAGTGCAATTGTATTGTAAAACCATGTTTGTGCAGAGAGCGTAAAAGTTTCTATAGTTTCGTGCGTACTGAGAACGCGTTTTGATGTAATTTAAGTGCATTTACATTCTCAGCTTCTCTGCCTCTCAATGAGTGTTTATGGATTACATTCCCAGTTTCTTTATCTCTGGTTCTCAACAAGTGCATGCACACGTTTCAGTTTCTGGTTTGTCTGCGTGAccaggaaaaaaataaataaagaaattccCAGTGAAGGATTTCAGGAATGAGCAGaggaaaacagaaaaaaaaaaaaaaaacaaaaaaattcccagtggaactcaagtttcaagAATGAACAGAGGAAAACAGAGCAACCTCTCGGACTAAACAGAGCATTGATGCTCTTTTGTTCTCAAGAATTAAatactcgagttccactgggaaTCTTAAGTTTTAAACACtcgagttattttatttatttatttttttttaaagctcacaatttttgttcttttctacAAATGAGCTTTTTAgaactttttaagggaaaaagttgtgtttatgtttttgtaatttttttttttttttaactacttgGCCTCCTTTTATGTGGGGTAGATGTGAacattgggattttttttttttttttttttttttttaactttaattgaTTGAGCTCTTGTGTTACCCCAATGCCAATACTAAAACCTATACTATTAgctctaaattataataaatacatgTTCAAAAATGGTCCTCCTCATGGAAGTAGCTTTTGCCGCATTCAGTCTTAAATTAATTGGAATCACCGGCTCCTATATTGTTATGCCTTCCAGCTAGCATTATTGCTAAGTTATATAAATGACATGCATATGAATGATCATTTTAAATTCACATATACACTATTTTCgaatatgaaattttaaaatttttatgctcATTGTAATTCATAGAAATTGACTCTCGCCTCACATTTAcccttgttttttctttgttggcaATAATAGGGAGAGGGATTGGATTACCTCAAGATTTTCACCTGTGACTATTTTTAGGAAAACTATAAGCAACATAAACATgttaagcaaaaagaaaaaaaaaatcacaacaataACTCAAGAAGAAAGCAAAGCATCAGTTAATGCGATTACTCACATCTATCCCAAGGATTTTATTGACACCATACATGTGATGCTACATCCATTTCAAAATTCCTATAAACTTTACATTAAGAACAGCAATGTGACCTATAGATGCATTGCATTCAATAAATTATTCCTCTCCATAACACCAAATGAGTGCTTTTGACAATATAGTGAAATGATCTTAACTCCAAATAATATGAGACACATAAgcttttgatataaaaaaatgtgtcaAGTACCATTCTTTTCTGGGAGTCACctaacaaaacataaaatttctGCCAATCAAGGCTTAAATATCCACAGCTCAATACATAGTTCTCTCTATTAAAAATTTGCAATCACACTAAGAAATGGCACGGAAAAGAAAGTTATCCACCCTTTTAAGACGGTAACCAAAGCAAGATATTAGGCAATGACAGTGTTGGTCTCAAATATTTCATTCAACTTCCAACTGTCAGGCATTGGAGATGGCTTTACCCGGTCCTTTGAAATCGTCATGATGGTCCCTAATACAAATCACAAACAGAATTTGATCACATTTCCCATataatgcaaaaaacaaaaatctatcattcaaatatttatcaaattaatttattatatattttttacaaactctttagtttctttagaaagaaaacgAGGCCAAGAATACCAGCTAagtaatagaaaaaagaaagaaatatttgcAAGAGGCTCTTTGAAATAATACCATCATTCAGTATTGCGATTATCAGAAGCATGAAAGGTGGGAAGTTATATTCCCATATCAAAGCTAGAAGCACGAAACCAAGCTGCAAAAAGGTTGCATTAACGAATTATACGAAAGTTGAAACAAAAAAGCAAGAATTAAACCTTTAGCACTTAAGCTAGTGAAAATGAACTATACAAAAAGTACTTAAATGCAAAATACTCCTAGCTTACCAATGTCCTTATGGTTATGGAGATAGCATATATCTGTATATTCATGCAAGCTAATTAGTTTTaccattaaaacaaaaatatatagaaacaaAACTATGAAGAAAACACATGACAAGTTATGTGTAACAATCATGTTTGGTACTACAAAAGTTTCTGATATATTTTGCATGCTTATTGCGTAGACATAAAAATGACAAGTAGCAACTTCAAGTCTGGGATTCAACCTTCCAGGGTGATGCTAAGAAGCAAGTTCTTGTTAGAGATTATGAAATGGGAAAAGCAGTTGCTTTTCAGCAAAGGATCCTGAATTTGAAGGAGGTTCACACTTTAGATGGATATCAAATATAAGTCCAACTTACATTATTTATCTCTTTATCAATTTTTCCCTGGTCGATGCATCTTCTGGCTCTCATGCATATGGTGTTGAAGCAAATGCATCTTCTGCATCGAATGTTGACGAGCTTCATCAAGAAATCTCAGTTTGTTTACTAATAGTCATAATTCCATTGATTATTGTGTGGACACACACATATATTCCTTGgagtattttctagaaaatccATAGAGGAGGTACAAGAGAAGAAGATGTTGCTGGAAAAGCTACAAGTCAGAATGAATGAAGCAGAAGCAAAGGCCAACAAGCTTAAAGTGTCATTCGAGAATCTATGTGGCATACTAACAAGGTTTTTacatttcatattttgtttttattataaataattctgtaaggttgaatttaatcaaccatcttattggctttattccatgccaaatttgcttgtatttcagcatttagtaaccctgtatttaggtgggtttgttgtaagggtagtgagtgagatagagtgttgaatgctcaagagtgtgcaagaaaacagagactcgcggcttgatctcacgggtgactcgcggctgcaagccgctagatgcagcacatgtgccaagcatgccagaaggtgaacagtcatgctagctggagcactacaggacaaaataggacaactggccatacagttatctcgcgattggatctcgcgacttagtcaagtcgcgaggccaagccgcgagccacccctgttttgtaaaacctgacgtttcacattctcttctcaccccagtataaatacccctcatacccacaaatgaaagagagcttccagagagaattttgagagagaaaccctagagtaaaacaagattgattcatctacaatctttacataagagtctcttcaaattccccaactctcttcctctccattgtcaaacccttgagaggcattttaccaaaaccttgttctcaccatattcattactgtgagagggctgtttggtgttctaggaagcagttaggaaggaatcaatttacattggttgatgctatggtcaagtagcggaatccgggaagctagaaaagaaaaaggttcggcgcaaccttgttggagcaagaagtttggagggcttaggtgcactgggtagattaggcttggagggtctattgatgtccatatatcccaactacattttctagtggattgtttaccgcttggagggtggcggagaggttttacgtcgagggcttcgatttcctcttcggtaacacatcgcgtgttgtctttgtgtttgtatcttccTTCCCTCCTATCTtcgccttttattatctgctgtgggttgtgattttaatttggcttagattgttttccaattctgttttacagcttttgttcattttccgcacactagttgtttgacataaagcttgaattggttaatttgtaaattgggggtctaatcgttcaagggtatttttacactatttgaactatCAAATTCCaattatacattattttttcttccataaTAATATGTTAGAGCTCAATCACACAATGGGAAATTGAAAGTaggaaaaagcaaaaaatgagCTGATAAAGCTTGAACAAGCCCTGCATGATGAAGAAGCGGTCTGCCTTCTTTTCCTGGAATCTTCACCTTCCAATGCTTCAAGAGGTTTGATATAACAATGATATCTATGTGTCTACAAATAGAGCAATAATTATAATCAAAACCCAAtgcaattgaaaatttgaaaatgtatctgataataactttttttttcaaaacattgaATCTAATACTTGCCTAAAACGAGTATGTTTCTCAATGAAGGAATACAACTGGCTGCAAGGTCGTAGTACTAAGTGCACAAAACTTTCACTATTTGTGGGGTTTCGGAGTGGTTAAGGTTGAACCCACAACAACTTTTGGTGAAAGGCACTTGTCATTGCAACAAGGCTTGACCACTAGTGCAACTGCTAATTCTGACCACTAGTGCAAGGCTTGATTGAAGGCACAATTTATATGTGCAACTGCTAATTCTCACtcttaacattttcaaaactcattattaaaataaattaattttaaaagtcAATCGACCATACCATAACCCTTTTCAAAAGATCTTTTGCATTATTGTCATTCTTGAAGTGTTCTCTTACACGCTACAAACAGATAGAACAAAGAAGTTAGACCACAGAATTAACGAATTTGATGTTTTATAGGCTCCCTTGAGCATACTTTGCAATAGCCCCACCCTTCCAAAAAAATTCACCCTATGTTTGGATGGGGCAgttccaaacataccctaaaggATGTGGGCCAATCAAATTAAGGTCCTAGCAATTTAATCATAGCTTCAACATGGTAATGGGTTGCAAAAGTCCAACATCATTTATCCAAAATGTGTAAAGTAGTGGCATCACTCCCCAAAGTGATGGGGAATCAATCTACCTAAGAAGCATTAATTAGAGCTAAATGGATAAATGGAAACAACATACCTCTAGTATCTTATTAAAAGCCTTTGCCAAGGCTGGTTTAAGATCAGCTCGATGTAGCTTTCCACTTTCATAGTAAGCAACCAATTCTTCAAAGCTTTTGAAGCTCTTGGATTGTAGAGAAAACTTACATTGGAAGAAAACAATTTGAGTTACTATTCCCaatgaaaaatgattttggaAAAATAGCTCAAGCAACTATAGAAATTACTTAAGGAGCACGCACTTTGAACAAGATGCAAGGGTTGACCATCATGTGAAAAGGTAGATGTCGTAgcattaactaaataaaataagtaaagcATTCATAATAAAATCCTTATGGCTTACTTATCACCACCATTCTCTGCACTGCGCTCTATTACAAACTTTTTAAACCAAGATAAAATGAGGTACTTCACATACTCCAAGCATGGATTCCCTTCCACAATATCTGGAGGACAGTATGCTctctttatcttcaaatttaCTTTGGCCTACAACATGGAGGCAGACTAAATCTAAGGTTAACCTAGTTTTATAATCCACTATCCTTATGCTATGCGCAActaataaagaaaacacaatGTAACCCCTAAATGGCAATTTGATACCCCTATACATGCACCCTACCTCGTCATCTTCCATAAAAATTGAAGATAGTGGATCACTTTTTGACATCTTCTCCTGACCTTGTTGTAAACTGGGTAAAATGTTTGTAAATTACCAGTaagcaaaacaaataaagacCACACAACTATACACAAAATGTTACAggatacaaaaataattagacAAATAGTCAGTATAAAGAATTAGGAACATATGGTGTGACAAAATAATAGGCTTGTTTTTCCTCTTCATGTCATCAGAGTACTCTCTTGCAAGTACATTCACCTTTCGATGATCCATTCCCAATTGGCAAATGTCGgcctatttattttataaaaaattcagacagttgaaaaaaaaaattgtttttccaCAAAATCAAATGGTTCATTCACAAACTAGAAGTGAAGAAGGAAGCACCTTCaagaaaaaaacacataagCACATTGCATGCATGGGTAGAAAATTTGTGCTGCAGTGAACTCTTCCTCATCACTTCGACCCATAATGTGACCACACCTATAGCAAAATATAATAGAAGTAAAAATAACGACCACATCACCAGCatatcaatatattactaaaagttgaaacgtagtatttaatgttgctacgcttctattgagccacgtcagcagttatgtcattatcaattttttttcaatttttttattattaaattttcaattccattttaactttttatatccccactactctttaccttaactttcttcaacctttctcattccatttccacttttcatatccccactactctcaatattaatattattctatctttttatcttcctttattttttactcttcttattcttatcctcatgctataaaattgtcattctCCCTCTTATTCCATGCacaatttctatttttccacacacaaaagccctctctctctctctttctctatatatatatatatatatatatatatatattttccttcaatttttggtatatatatatttttaattttagtgtaaCAGGTTGACCATCAAAACATACTGATGCAGTATTGAAAGCTCCACCAAATGCATCGCAGAAATCAGTTTTAGACTACTAGAAGTCAGTTAGTTtgctaaaattggaattgacaGGTAATCCAGcttgatacgatttagttttatattttatgttgttatcttttttattcacattggttgttaaatgttatattattgcattataaagatagtatataaaaatataatattattttattacatagcataactaaaataatatggtgtttattgctatacatttcatttttattattttattctcatcttattttattcaacatttaaatttagcaacatcctccatatcataattatttatattttgtctcatttttttaaaaattaaacgtataatattttattcaataaataaaaattgttcttataaagtcttcccatgaaatgttacaatgcatcaatggaaaaatgaaatacaaaacaaatatcaatttagaaacactcaatttaaaaaaaaaaaaaagaataaacaattttcttataaagtattcccataaaaagttacaatgcattaatagaaaaagagaatacaaaacacatgctattttagaaacactaaatttataataataataataataataataatcaaaccaaacatatcataaaataataaactaatagttatggatGTACTAACTTCATGGCAGCAAAatggagtaaaataaaaataaaaataaacgttacaatatgcatatttagtacattagaattatcatcaaatttgggaaaacaataggatgttaacaaagagggagagaaagagattagtaaaagaaatcaaacgtcaattaaataaattaattagtaaccgttaattggaaaacaaagagaccgACGGCTAaaggagtaaaaaattaattaaagatgaccctacgaatgttattataaactttacaatgcaaataaataaatcgttaaattcacttaattaaatcatataatcaacaattaaataaaatcatacaaaatttaaacttgaaactaatcaaactctaatctagaaaatcatatttattatcaaaactaaaaggaaaacgTTCTTcagtaataatagaaatatataagaaataaagatgaaaattttcaaaatctttttttttgacatttcatttaacattatttataaataataaaatatataaaaaagtccttaaatgcttatattcttcacacaccatgacttttaaaatctaatgaaaGGTTCGAAGAATTTAACTCTCATTTAATGCCTCTATTATGAAAATCAACAGCcagtaaaatatgataatagtaagaaacattataaatgagaacatgaaaaaactaattagccactattattatggaatagatgtcttttttttatgcatctaaGAAAATGAACTGTATAGGGTTTACTTATTAAGGTATATATAAAGATTCacgttaaaaaaatatgtaaaggttttttgaaaaaaaaaagtagaggtaaggtttttattaacttaaaagacaatgaaaaaccaatttttaattactacaaccGTTGCTACTCTATAAATCACACACAACACTATATTCAATATCCTAAACAACAtagttaggcccttttggatatacaccaccatattcaacttataaattacaacCCAAATCAATCATACAATTACACATTCAAAgcatgaacatgtaacatgtattaccttctgaattattgcttggagttttcacaattattgaaagagaatctccaaatttaatttttagaaaacatcaagacaaggtgaattttattctttttaatttccatagaaaaaaaatattacgcacattatttcaacccttatggaaaagaaggtttacatgtagcatgcaaaacgtgtttaattgacttagagatgtaaaaattagtcaaccaactatggtagaattaaggtttcaaattttaaataaaacaattctacaataataaaaaattattttgtaataaatatgattatgaaatgcattacttttcattaaatt contains the following coding sequences:
- the LOC115961773 gene encoding uncharacterized protein LOC115961773, with product MPEIDIIIYHGGPLKNANANKGLPFEGPSIKTYYTQIDHRLKTLDKLKMMVMEELCENPAVHNIQITYRMPSEILKHRINYKYMAIEADKHVKIMFDKLERIPEVINIELYIQLEPRAEVGIEEIQQTQTSLQVTVSNAQYEYFTHVEDEIEDKIEQGDFRDFERDIDDNETLDGSEPDADNVLSVQNITNTIPAYSPPALSFSENTWENVVDPSHIETPFVSTWREGMNLCKGLTFANKVEVQRVLTKCALKENKHFTIIRSITTKHCAKCMDESCKWYVCAVMKPKFHRLWMVIVYKGPYTCIRIGVRNNGRMMSCNFIVDVILKKLCEDHTTPIKHLRSVIELKYEGQNPSYYKVWDAKQKAIGKMFGNWEESYQRLQKLLMTYIDQDPTIQVFYRTTSTGEDDTGKLLVAMATDANNKVFPFAFAIVDSESRSSWRWFLQCLRDAIGHVIPNEGICIISDRHLDIKNAIAN